Proteins found in one Cricetulus griseus strain 17A/GY chromosome X, alternate assembly CriGri-PICRH-1.0, whole genome shotgun sequence genomic segment:
- the Zmym3 gene encoding zinc finger MYM-type protein 3 isoform X4: protein MDPSDFPSPFDPLTLPEKPLAGDLPVDMEFGEDLLESQTAPTRGWAPPGDGLTVKESEKPPERKRSERVRRAEPPKPEVVDSTESIPVSDEDSDAMVDDPNDEDFVPFRPRRSPRMSLRSSMAQRAGRSSMGTKMSCAHCRTPLQKGQTAYQRKGLPQLFCSSSCLTTFSKKPLGRKTCTFCKKEIWNTKDSVVIQTGSGGSFQEFCTSVCLSLYEAQQQRPIPQSGDPADATRCSICQKTGEVLHEVSNGSVVHRLCSDSCFSKFRANKGLKTNCCDQCGAYIYARPGSLGPELLFHDGQQKRFCNTTCLGAYKKKNTRVYPCVWCKTLCKNFEMLSHVDRNGKTSLFCSLCCTTSYKVKQAGLTGPPRPCSFCRRSLSDPCYYNKVDRTVYQFCSPSCWTKFQRTSPEGGIHLSCHYCHSLFSGKPEVLEWQDQVFQFCCRDCCEDFKRLRGVVSQCEHCRQEKLLHEKLRFSGVEKSFCSEGCVLLYKQDFTKKLGLCCITCTYCSQTCQRGVTEQLDGSTWDFCSEDCKTKYLLWYCKAARCHACKRQGKLLETIHWRGQIRHFCNQQCLLRFYSQQNQPNLDTQSGPESLLNSQSSESKPQTPSQTKVENSITMRTPEENGNLGKIPVKIRSAPSVPTPPPPPPPATPRKNKAAMCKPLMQNRGVSCKVEMKSKGSQTEEWKPQVIVLPIPVPVFVPVPMHLYCQKVPVPFSMPIPVPVPMFLPTTLESTEKIVETIEELKVKIPSNPLEADILAMAEMIAEAEELDKASSDLCDLVSNQSAEGLLEDCDLFGTARDDVLAMAVKMANVLDEPGQDLEADFPKNPLDINPSVDFLFDCGLVGPEDVSTEQDLPRAMRKGQKRLVLSESCSRDSLSSQPSCTGLNYSYGVNAWKCWVQSKYANGESSKGDELRFGPKPMRIKEDILACSAAELNYGLAQFVREITRPNGERYEPDSIYYLCLGIQQYLLENNRMVNIFTDLYYLTFVQELNKSLSTWQPTLLPNNTVFSRVEEEHLWECKQLGVYSPFVLLNTLMFFNTKFFGLQTAEEHMQLSFTNVVRQSRKCTTPRGTTKVVSIRYYAPVRQRKGRDTGPGKRKREDETILEQRENRMNPLRCPVKFYEFYLSKCPESLRTRNDVFYLQPERSCIAESPLWYSVIPMDRSMLESMLNRILAVREIYEELGRPGEEDLD, encoded by the exons ATGGACCCCAGTGATTTCCCCAGTCCATTTGACCCATTGACCCTGCCAGAGAAGCCCCTGGCTGGAGACCTTCCAGTAGACATGGAATTTGGAGAGGATCTGCTGGAATCTCAGACTGCCCCAACTCGAGGATGGGCTCCCCCAG GAGATGGACTCACAGTGAAGGAGAGTGAGAAGCCGCCTGAGAGG AAGAGAAGCGAACGCGTTAGAAGAGCAGAACCTCCAAAGCCTGAGGTTGTGGATTCCACTGAGAGCA TTCCAGTGTCAGATGAGGATTCTGATGCCATGGTAGATGACCCCAATGATGAGGACTTTGTGCCATTCCGGCCCCGGCGCTCTCCTCGCATGTCACTGCGCTCAAGTATGGCACAAAGGGCTGGGCGCTCTTCAATGGGCACCAAGATGTCTTGTGCACATTGCCGGACACCACTGCAGAAGGGGCAGACGGCCTATCAGCGCAAGGGGCTGCCTCAGCTCTTCTGTTCTTCATCTTGTCTCACTACTTTCTCCAAGAAGCCCTTGGGCAGAAAGACCTGTACCTTCTGCAAGAA GGAGATCTGGAACACCAAGGACTCAGTGGTGATACAGACTGGTTCAGGAGGCTCCTTCCAAGAGTTCTGCACatccgtctgtctgtctctgtatgagGCCCAGCAGCAGCGTCCAATCCCCCAGTCTGGGGATCCTGCCGATGCCACTCGCTGCAGCATATGCCAGAAGACTGGAGAG GTTCTACATGAGGTCAGCAATGGCAGCGTGGTGCATCGACTCTGCAGTGATTCTTGCTTCTCCAAATTCCGAGCCAACAAGGGACTGAAAACCAACTGTTGTGACCAGTGTGGGGCTTACATCTACGCCAGGCCTGGGAGCCTTGGCCCAGAGCTCCTCTTCCATGATGGTCAACAAAAGCGGTTTTGCAACACAACGTGCTTGGGGGCGTACAAGAAG AAAAACACACGTGTGTACCCATGTGTCTGGTGCAAGACCCTGTGTAAGAACTTTGAGATGCTATCACATGTGGATCGTAATGGCAAGACCAGCTTGTTCTGTTCCCTGTGCTGTACCACTTCTTACAAAGTGAAGCAGGCAGGGCTCACTG GCCCTCCCCGACCCTGCAGCTTCTGCCGCCGCAGCCTCTCTGACCCTTGTTACTACAACAAAGTTGATCGCACAGTCTACCAGTTCTGCAGCCCCAGCTGCTGGACCAAGTTCCAG cGTACTAGCCCTGAGGGGGGCATTCACCTGAGCTGTCACTACTGCCATAGCCTCTTCAGTGGCAAGCCTGAGGTCTTGGAGTGGCAG GACCAGGTCTTCCAGTTCTGCTGCCGTGATTGCTGTGAGGACTTCAAGAGGCTTCGGGGTGTGGTATCCCAGTGTGAGCACTGCCGGCAGGAGAAACTCCTGCATGAGAAACTCCGGTTCAGTGGGGTGGAGAAAAGCTTCTGCAGCGAAG GCTGTGTGCTGCTGTACAAACAAGATTTCACTAAGAAGCTGGGCTTATGCTGTATCACTTGTACTTACTGCTCCCAAACCTGCCAGCGTGGAGTCACTGAGCAACTGGATGGCAGCACCTGGGACTTTTGCAGTGAGGACTGTAAGACCAAGTACCTGTTATGGTACTGCAAG GCTGCCCGCTGCCATGCCTGTAAGCGCCAGGGGAAGCTGCTGGAAACCATCCACTGGCGTGGGCAAATCCGTCATTTCTGCAACCAACAGTGTCTGCTGCGCTTCTACAGCCAGCAGAACCAACCCAACTTGGATACCCAGAGTGGGCCAGAAAGCCTCCTGAACA GTCAGTCTTCTGAGTCAAAGCCCCAGACACCTTCTCAAACCAAAGTGGAAAACAGCATCACAATGAGGACCCCagaggaaaatgggaatttgGGCAAG ATCCCTGTGAAAATTCGATCAGCGCCAAGTGTGCccactcctccacccccaccacccccagcaACACCCCGAAAAAACAAAGCTGCCATGTGTAAGCCGCTGATGCAGAACCGGGGAGTCTCCTGCAAGGTGGAAATGAAGTCCAAAGGAAGTCAAACAG AAGAGTGGAAGCCACAGGTGATTGTGCTGCCTATCCCAGTGCCCGTGTTTGTGCCAGTGCCTATGCATCTATACTGCCAGAAAGTCCCGGTGCCTTTCTCAATGCCTATCCCG GTGCCTGTGCCCATGTTCCTACCCACTACCTTGGAGAGCACAGAGAAGATTGTGGAGACCATTGAGGAGCTGAAGGTGAAGATCCCTTCCAACCCCTTGGAGGCTGACATCCTGGCCATGGCGGAAATGATTGCAGAGGCTGAAGAGTTAGACAAGGCCTCTTCTGATCTTTGTG ATCTTGTGAGCAACCAGAGTGCAGAGGGACTTCTGGAAGACTGTGACCTGTTTGGGACAGCTCGAGATGATGTCCTGGCCATGGCCGTTAAGATGGCTAATGTCTTAGATGAGCCTGGACAAGACTTGGAGGCAGATTTCCCCAAGA aTCCTTTGGACATTAACCCAAGTGTAGACTTCCTCTTTGATTGTGGCCTTGTCGGGCCTGAGGATGTATCTACTGAACAGGACCTTCCTCGAGCCATGAGGAAG GGTCAAAAGAGGCTAGTGCTTTCTGAAAGCTGTTCCCGGGACTCTTTGAGCAGCCAGCCTAGTTGTACTGGTCTCAACTATTCATATGGTGTTAATGCTTGGAAGTGCTGGGTACAGTCAAAATATGCCAATGGAGAATCCAGCAAGGGTGATGAGCTTCGCTTTGGCC CCAAACCCATGCGTATCAAAGAGGATATTCTCGCCTGTTCAGCTGCTGAGCTCAACTATGGTCTGGCCCAGTTTGTGAGAGAAATTACTCGACCCAATGGTGAACGATATGAACCTGACAGTATCTACTATCTATGTCTTGGAATCCAGCAG tatTTGCTGGAAAATAACCGAATGGTGAACATTTTCACGGACCTTTACTACTTGACTTTCGTTCAAGAACTCAACAAGTCTCTGAGTACCTGGCAGCCCACACTCCTCCCCAACA ATACTGTATTCTCCCGTGTGGAGGAAGAACACCTCTGGGAGTGCAAGCAGCTGGGGGTCTATTCTCCCTTTGTCCTTCTCAACACCCTCATGTTCTTCAACACTAAGTTTTTTGGACTGCAGACAGCTGAGGAACACATGCAGCTCTCTTTCACTAATGTGGTACGGCAGTCTCGCAAGTGTACCACTCCTCGGGGCACCACAAAGGTGGTGAGCATCCGCTACTATGCCCCAGTCCGACAGAGGAAAGGGCGAG ACACAGGTCCTGGGAAACGGAAGAGAGAAGATGAAACTATCTTAGAGCAGCGTGAGAATCGCATGAATCCCCTCCGCTGCCCCGTCAAGTTCTATGAGTTCTATCTCTCAAAATG TCCTGAAAGCCTCAGGACTCGAAATGATGTGTTCTACTTGCAACCTGAGCGCTCCTGCATTGCGGAGTCACCCCTCTGGTATTCTGTGATTCCCATGGACCGAAGCATGTTGGAGAGCATGCTTAATCGTATTCTGGCTGTGCGTGAGATTTATGAGGAACTTGGTCGTCCTGGGGAAGAAGACCTAGACTGA
- the Zmym3 gene encoding zinc finger MYM-type protein 3 isoform X3 translates to MDPSDFPSPFDPLTLPEKPLAGDLPVDMEFGEDLLESQTAPTRGWAPPGDGLTVKESEKPPERVQKRSERVRRAEPPKPEVVDSTESIPVSDEDSDAMVDDPNDEDFVPFRPRRSPRMSLRSSMAQRAGRSSMGTKMSCAHCRTPLQKGQTAYQRKGLPQLFCSSSCLTTFSKKPLGRKTCTFCKKEIWNTKDSVVIQTGSGGSFQEFCTSVCLSLYEAQQQRPIPQSGDPADATRCSICQKTGEVLHEVSNGSVVHRLCSDSCFSKFRANKGLKTNCCDQCGAYIYARPGSLGPELLFHDGQQKRFCNTTCLGAYKKKNTRVYPCVWCKTLCKNFEMLSHVDRNGKTSLFCSLCCTTSYKVKQAGLTGPPRPCSFCRRSLSDPCYYNKVDRTVYQFCSPSCWTKFQRTSPEGGIHLSCHYCHSLFSGKPEVLEWQDQVFQFCCRDCCEDFKRLRGVVSQCEHCRQEKLLHEKLRFSGVEKSFCSEGCVLLYKQDFTKKLGLCCITCTYCSQTCQRGVTEQLDGSTWDFCSEDCKTKYLLWYCKAARCHACKRQGKLLETIHWRGQIRHFCNQQCLLRFYSQQNQPNLDTQSGPESLLNSQSSESKPQTPSQTKVENSITMRTPEENGNLGKIPVKIRSAPSVPTPPPPPPPATPRKNKAAMCKPLMQNRGVSCKVEMKSKGSQTEEWKPQVIVLPIPVPVFVPVPMHLYCQKVPVPFSMPIPVPVPMFLPTTLESTEKIVETIEELKVKIPSNPLEADILAMAEMIAEAEELDKASSDLCDLVSNQSAEGLLEDCDLFGTARDDVLAMAVKMANVLDEPGQDLEADFPKNPLDINPSVDFLFDCGLVGPEDVSTEQDLPRAMRKGQKRLVLSESCSRDSLSSQPSCTGLNYSYGVNAWKCWVQSKYANGESSKGDELRFGPKPMRIKEDILACSAAELNYGLAQFVREITRPNGERYEPDSIYYLCLGIQQYLLENNRMVNIFTDLYYLTFVQELNKSLSTWQPTLLPNNTVFSRVEEEHLWECKQLGVYSPFVLLNTLMFFNTKFFGLQTAEEHMQLSFTNVVRQSRKCTTPRGTTKVVSIRYYAPVRQRKGRDTGPGKRKREDETILEQRENRMNPLRCPVKFYEFYLSKCPESLRTRNDVFYLQPERSCIAESPLWYSVIPMDRSMLESMLNRILAVREIYEELGRPGEEDLD, encoded by the exons ATGGACCCCAGTGATTTCCCCAGTCCATTTGACCCATTGACCCTGCCAGAGAAGCCCCTGGCTGGAGACCTTCCAGTAGACATGGAATTTGGAGAGGATCTGCTGGAATCTCAGACTGCCCCAACTCGAGGATGGGCTCCCCCAG GAGATGGACTCACAGTGAAGGAGAGTGAGAAGCCGCCTGAGAGG GTACAGAAGAGAAGCGAACGCGTTAGAAGAGCAGAACCTCCAAAGCCTGAGGTTGTGGATTCCACTGAGAGCA TTCCAGTGTCAGATGAGGATTCTGATGCCATGGTAGATGACCCCAATGATGAGGACTTTGTGCCATTCCGGCCCCGGCGCTCTCCTCGCATGTCACTGCGCTCAAGTATGGCACAAAGGGCTGGGCGCTCTTCAATGGGCACCAAGATGTCTTGTGCACATTGCCGGACACCACTGCAGAAGGGGCAGACGGCCTATCAGCGCAAGGGGCTGCCTCAGCTCTTCTGTTCTTCATCTTGTCTCACTACTTTCTCCAAGAAGCCCTTGGGCAGAAAGACCTGTACCTTCTGCAAGAA GGAGATCTGGAACACCAAGGACTCAGTGGTGATACAGACTGGTTCAGGAGGCTCCTTCCAAGAGTTCTGCACatccgtctgtctgtctctgtatgagGCCCAGCAGCAGCGTCCAATCCCCCAGTCTGGGGATCCTGCCGATGCCACTCGCTGCAGCATATGCCAGAAGACTGGAGAG GTTCTACATGAGGTCAGCAATGGCAGCGTGGTGCATCGACTCTGCAGTGATTCTTGCTTCTCCAAATTCCGAGCCAACAAGGGACTGAAAACCAACTGTTGTGACCAGTGTGGGGCTTACATCTACGCCAGGCCTGGGAGCCTTGGCCCAGAGCTCCTCTTCCATGATGGTCAACAAAAGCGGTTTTGCAACACAACGTGCTTGGGGGCGTACAAGAAG AAAAACACACGTGTGTACCCATGTGTCTGGTGCAAGACCCTGTGTAAGAACTTTGAGATGCTATCACATGTGGATCGTAATGGCAAGACCAGCTTGTTCTGTTCCCTGTGCTGTACCACTTCTTACAAAGTGAAGCAGGCAGGGCTCACTG GCCCTCCCCGACCCTGCAGCTTCTGCCGCCGCAGCCTCTCTGACCCTTGTTACTACAACAAAGTTGATCGCACAGTCTACCAGTTCTGCAGCCCCAGCTGCTGGACCAAGTTCCAG cGTACTAGCCCTGAGGGGGGCATTCACCTGAGCTGTCACTACTGCCATAGCCTCTTCAGTGGCAAGCCTGAGGTCTTGGAGTGGCAG GACCAGGTCTTCCAGTTCTGCTGCCGTGATTGCTGTGAGGACTTCAAGAGGCTTCGGGGTGTGGTATCCCAGTGTGAGCACTGCCGGCAGGAGAAACTCCTGCATGAGAAACTCCGGTTCAGTGGGGTGGAGAAAAGCTTCTGCAGCGAAG GCTGTGTGCTGCTGTACAAACAAGATTTCACTAAGAAGCTGGGCTTATGCTGTATCACTTGTACTTACTGCTCCCAAACCTGCCAGCGTGGAGTCACTGAGCAACTGGATGGCAGCACCTGGGACTTTTGCAGTGAGGACTGTAAGACCAAGTACCTGTTATGGTACTGCAAG GCTGCCCGCTGCCATGCCTGTAAGCGCCAGGGGAAGCTGCTGGAAACCATCCACTGGCGTGGGCAAATCCGTCATTTCTGCAACCAACAGTGTCTGCTGCGCTTCTACAGCCAGCAGAACCAACCCAACTTGGATACCCAGAGTGGGCCAGAAAGCCTCCTGAACA GTCAGTCTTCTGAGTCAAAGCCCCAGACACCTTCTCAAACCAAAGTGGAAAACAGCATCACAATGAGGACCCCagaggaaaatgggaatttgGGCAAG ATCCCTGTGAAAATTCGATCAGCGCCAAGTGTGCccactcctccacccccaccacccccagcaACACCCCGAAAAAACAAAGCTGCCATGTGTAAGCCGCTGATGCAGAACCGGGGAGTCTCCTGCAAGGTGGAAATGAAGTCCAAAGGAAGTCAAACAG AAGAGTGGAAGCCACAGGTGATTGTGCTGCCTATCCCAGTGCCCGTGTTTGTGCCAGTGCCTATGCATCTATACTGCCAGAAAGTCCCGGTGCCTTTCTCAATGCCTATCCCG GTGCCTGTGCCCATGTTCCTACCCACTACCTTGGAGAGCACAGAGAAGATTGTGGAGACCATTGAGGAGCTGAAGGTGAAGATCCCTTCCAACCCCTTGGAGGCTGACATCCTGGCCATGGCGGAAATGATTGCAGAGGCTGAAGAGTTAGACAAGGCCTCTTCTGATCTTTGTG ATCTTGTGAGCAACCAGAGTGCAGAGGGACTTCTGGAAGACTGTGACCTGTTTGGGACAGCTCGAGATGATGTCCTGGCCATGGCCGTTAAGATGGCTAATGTCTTAGATGAGCCTGGACAAGACTTGGAGGCAGATTTCCCCAAGA aTCCTTTGGACATTAACCCAAGTGTAGACTTCCTCTTTGATTGTGGCCTTGTCGGGCCTGAGGATGTATCTACTGAACAGGACCTTCCTCGAGCCATGAGGAAG GGTCAAAAGAGGCTAGTGCTTTCTGAAAGCTGTTCCCGGGACTCTTTGAGCAGCCAGCCTAGTTGTACTGGTCTCAACTATTCATATGGTGTTAATGCTTGGAAGTGCTGGGTACAGTCAAAATATGCCAATGGAGAATCCAGCAAGGGTGATGAGCTTCGCTTTGGCC CCAAACCCATGCGTATCAAAGAGGATATTCTCGCCTGTTCAGCTGCTGAGCTCAACTATGGTCTGGCCCAGTTTGTGAGAGAAATTACTCGACCCAATGGTGAACGATATGAACCTGACAGTATCTACTATCTATGTCTTGGAATCCAGCAG tatTTGCTGGAAAATAACCGAATGGTGAACATTTTCACGGACCTTTACTACTTGACTTTCGTTCAAGAACTCAACAAGTCTCTGAGTACCTGGCAGCCCACACTCCTCCCCAACA ATACTGTATTCTCCCGTGTGGAGGAAGAACACCTCTGGGAGTGCAAGCAGCTGGGGGTCTATTCTCCCTTTGTCCTTCTCAACACCCTCATGTTCTTCAACACTAAGTTTTTTGGACTGCAGACAGCTGAGGAACACATGCAGCTCTCTTTCACTAATGTGGTACGGCAGTCTCGCAAGTGTACCACTCCTCGGGGCACCACAAAGGTGGTGAGCATCCGCTACTATGCCCCAGTCCGACAGAGGAAAGGGCGAG ACACAGGTCCTGGGAAACGGAAGAGAGAAGATGAAACTATCTTAGAGCAGCGTGAGAATCGCATGAATCCCCTCCGCTGCCCCGTCAAGTTCTATGAGTTCTATCTCTCAAAATG TCCTGAAAGCCTCAGGACTCGAAATGATGTGTTCTACTTGCAACCTGAGCGCTCCTGCATTGCGGAGTCACCCCTCTGGTATTCTGTGATTCCCATGGACCGAAGCATGTTGGAGAGCATGCTTAATCGTATTCTGGCTGTGCGTGAGATTTATGAGGAACTTGGTCGTCCTGGGGAAGAAGACCTAGACTGA